In one window of Gammaproteobacteria bacterium DNA:
- a CDS encoding M14 family metallocarboxypeptidase, giving the protein MKQSSNYPIGTSGNPWQQQHQATWLSNQKVKRSYQADVIAKLSTLPDNFELIQYATLAYQERDYPLFVVKSGDWQANKPTILVTGGVHGYETSGILGAISFIKTAAPRYAQYFNIVVAPCVSPWGYETINRWNPQAVDPNRSFITDSPAPEAAAIMQYIASLNVDLISHIDLHETTNTDNSEFRPALAARDGSEHVNWNIPDGFYLVGDTKNPVADFQQAIIAAVQKVTHIAPADHNGQLIGVDTSQIGVINYATAALGLCTGFSNSRYNTTTEVYPDSPQVNEQQCIAAQVAAITGGLNFIIEQLELA; this is encoded by the coding sequence ATGAAACAATCATCCAATTACCCAATTGGTACTTCTGGCAATCCATGGCAACAGCAACACCAAGCAACTTGGTTGAGCAACCAAAAGGTTAAACGGTCTTATCAAGCCGATGTAATAGCCAAGCTTAGTACCTTGCCAGATAATTTTGAGTTAATTCAATACGCCACGCTGGCATATCAGGAGCGGGACTATCCACTATTTGTCGTTAAAAGCGGTGACTGGCAAGCCAATAAACCGACCATATTAGTCACTGGTGGCGTCCATGGTTATGAAACAAGCGGTATTTTAGGTGCTATTAGCTTTATTAAAACGGCAGCCCCGCGATATGCTCAATACTTTAATATTGTCGTTGCGCCCTGTGTGAGTCCTTGGGGTTATGAAACGATTAATCGCTGGAACCCACAAGCAGTTGATCCAAATCGTTCATTTATTACTGACAGTCCAGCGCCAGAGGCCGCCGCGATTATGCAGTATATTGCTAGTCTTAATGTCGATCTGATTAGCCATATCGATTTGCACGAAACCACCAACACCGACAATAGTGAATTTAGGCCCGCTTTAGCCGCCAGAGATGGCAGCGAGCACGTTAATTGGAATATTCCTGACGGTTTTTATTTGGTCGGCGATACCAAAAATCCGGTCGCTGACTTTCAGCAAGCGATTATCGCGGCAGTACAAAAAGTAACTCACATTGCACCGGCCGATCACAACGGCCAGCTCATTGGAGTAGATACTAGTCAAATCGGAGTCATTAATTACGCCACCGCGGCATTAGGGCTATGTACAGGGTTTAGCAACAGCCGCTATAACACCACCACCGAAGTTTATCCCGACAGCCCGCAAGTTAATGAACAGCAATGTATTGCTGCCCAAGTCGCCGCGATTACTGGTGGTTTAAATTTCATTATTGAGCAATTAGAATTAGCTTAA
- a CDS encoding PAS domain-containing protein: MKISNCNQLLAVSTLLSAMIIFSTLWSQYQKAEDISRAHFESRLLVQTIEHISTMSQVWLTTQDLLFSGKQTYLAQGINAQSDQLIKTLRTLEVQEKNNSSDKLVRQLISTIKDNELIINSFAHLSMLDNQTWQATIAQSDILTTDYVATFEKLSNQASQENTFLHQTLLSVNRRLTSLTWIIISLYLILIVLIVTGFSKYIVKPIENITAVAQQSNDGAKSVEFRQTNAPTEIIVLSAAIQSFTQRITIEKQKAEQERLNVSHINQQINTIMNTIPCSLLLLNSQGVIQECNPQASKLFSRRKDQIINQNIAIFLPVLATLDGQFNSQTLLTSMEESLLAPDFKNPYVEFSGQKITLKESVSYLLTISDINERKHSQKALSALNQQLVNAEKLASIGQLSAGIAHEINNPVGYIDSNLNVLTDYVKSLTAYIKLVNTVEQNGPAKTFYQAHDLDYIVNDIEPLIAASLQGTARINVIIKDLGNYAHVDSENPEPICIDKLIKQSLTLVANELKYKVKIVTCLNAEVNVMGFPQKLLQVFINMLVNASHAIKNSGQISIKSNIVQDEINISFEDNGSGISPADLKNIFDPFFTTKPVGKGTGLGLHIVRSIIDDHNGRIDVSSIIGKGSKFDIYLPIYKNN, from the coding sequence ATGAAGATTTCTAATTGTAATCAGTTATTAGCAGTTTCAACCCTTTTATCGGCAATGATCATTTTTTCAACGCTATGGAGTCAATACCAAAAAGCAGAAGACATATCGCGTGCCCATTTTGAATCTCGACTCTTGGTGCAAACCATTGAACACATTTCAACCATGTCACAAGTTTGGTTAACCACCCAAGACCTGCTTTTTTCGGGGAAACAAACCTATTTAGCCCAGGGCATTAATGCGCAATCAGACCAGCTGATAAAAACACTGCGGACCCTTGAGGTGCAAGAAAAAAACAATAGTAGCGACAAGTTAGTACGACAGCTTATTAGTACTATCAAAGATAATGAGCTAATAATAAATTCTTTTGCACACCTGTCGATGTTAGATAATCAAACTTGGCAGGCCACTATCGCGCAGTCCGACATCTTAACGACCGATTATGTCGCTACATTTGAAAAATTATCAAACCAAGCATCACAGGAAAACACTTTTTTACATCAGACGTTATTAAGCGTTAACAGGCGTTTAACCAGCCTTACTTGGATAATAATCTCTTTGTACCTTATCCTCATTGTTTTGATTGTTACAGGGTTTAGCAAATATATTGTTAAGCCGATTGAAAACATTACCGCAGTAGCCCAACAGTCTAACGATGGCGCGAAAAGTGTCGAGTTTAGGCAGACCAATGCGCCGACAGAAATTATTGTCTTATCTGCTGCTATTCAATCTTTTACCCAGCGAATAACCATCGAAAAACAAAAAGCAGAACAAGAACGGCTTAATGTCAGCCACATCAATCAGCAGATAAATACCATAATGAATACTATTCCTTGCTCATTATTACTATTAAACAGCCAAGGGGTAATACAAGAGTGTAACCCACAAGCAAGTAAGTTGTTTTCAAGGAGAAAGGATCAAATCATTAATCAAAATATTGCTATTTTCTTGCCGGTGCTTGCGACGCTAGACGGTCAGTTTAATAGCCAAACGCTATTAACCAGCATGGAAGAGTCGTTACTGGCACCTGACTTTAAAAATCCCTACGTAGAATTCTCAGGGCAAAAGATCACGCTCAAAGAGTCCGTTAGTTATTTACTAACAATCAGCGATATCAATGAAAGAAAGCATAGCCAAAAAGCCTTATCAGCCCTTAATCAACAGCTGGTTAATGCTGAAAAGTTGGCGTCAATTGGACAATTGTCAGCTGGCATTGCCCATGAAATAAACAACCCTGTTGGCTATATTGACAGTAACCTTAATGTGCTGACCGACTATGTTAAATCTCTCACCGCATATATAAAGCTCGTTAATACCGTTGAACAAAATGGACCAGCTAAGACCTTCTATCAAGCACACGATTTAGATTATATTGTTAATGATATCGAGCCTTTAATTGCGGCATCATTGCAAGGTACAGCAAGGATCAATGTAATTATCAAAGATTTAGGTAATTATGCTCATGTTGATAGTGAAAACCCTGAGCCGATATGTATTGATAAGTTAATCAAGCAAAGCCTGACGCTGGTTGCCAATGAACTAAAATATAAAGTAAAAATTGTTACTTGTCTCAATGCAGAAGTTAACGTGATGGGTTTCCCTCAGAAATTACTCCAAGTGTTTATTAATATGCTGGTTAATGCATCTCATGCGATTAAAAATAGTGGTCAAATCTCAATTAAATCAAATATAGTCCAAGACGAAATAAATATTAGTTTTGAAGATAATGGCTCAGGGATCAGCCCAGCTGATTTAAAAAACATTTTCGATCCATTCTTTACCACTAAACCAGTCGGTAAAGGTACGGGCCTTGGGTTGCATATTGTTCGATCGATTATTGATGATCATAACGGCCGGATTGATGTTAGTTCAATTATCGGTAAAGGCAGTAAGTTCGACATTTACTTACCTATTTATAAAAACAATTAA
- a CDS encoding AEC family transporter, translated as MNHITAALLPIFLLIFIGYFFRKNKFPNDGFWPSADKLTYYVLMPSLLVFKLSQAQLNAIDGASFVLTGTLAICIAALGLILINKKMAMAGASFTSVMQGGIRFNTYVFLALSASLFGDEGLILSALLITIAIPLLNIICITVFAIYGNDNTLSIKGLAKSIISNPLIVACFIGAMVNVTGLSVPLFIDKTLQILSSAALPMGLLSVGVGLELRGWQQRKNELLVAAVFKLLLLPLITFGIGVIMGLDALSLSVVVIFAAMPTAPSAFVLARQLGGDVRLMSSIITVQTLLSLVTMAAVIELISYY; from the coding sequence TTGAACCATATTACAGCGGCGCTATTACCAATATTTTTACTGATATTTATTGGTTATTTTTTTAGAAAAAACAAATTTCCCAATGATGGTTTTTGGCCCAGTGCTGACAAGCTGACCTATTATGTTTTAATGCCCTCATTATTGGTCTTTAAGCTGTCTCAGGCACAGTTAAATGCAATTGATGGCGCAAGTTTTGTGCTAACTGGCACCTTGGCTATTTGTATCGCGGCCCTAGGTTTAATCTTAATTAATAAAAAAATGGCTATGGCAGGCGCTTCTTTTACCTCGGTGATGCAAGGTGGGATCCGCTTTAATACTTATGTCTTTTTAGCCTTAAGTGCTTCTTTATTTGGTGATGAAGGCCTAATTTTATCTGCATTGCTAATTACAATTGCTATTCCATTACTCAATATAATTTGTATCACGGTATTTGCTATCTATGGCAATGATAATACTTTATCAATTAAAGGACTGGCCAAGTCAATTATTAGTAATCCGTTAATTGTTGCTTGTTTTATTGGCGCAATGGTCAATGTCACTGGCCTAAGTGTGCCACTATTTATTGATAAAACATTACAAATTTTGAGCTCAGCCGCCTTGCCGATGGGCTTGTTATCGGTAGGTGTCGGCCTCGAATTGCGCGGGTGGCAGCAGCGTAAAAATGAATTGTTGGTCGCGGCGGTTTTTAAGTTACTGTTGCTGCCATTAATAACCTTTGGCATTGGCGTTATCATGGGGCTAGATGCATTATCGTTAAGCGTAGTTGTTATCTTTGCGGCGATGCCAACGGCGCCATCGGCCTTTGTTTTGGCCCGACAGCTTGGTGGCGACGTTCGGTTAATGTCATCGATTATAACCGTTCAAACACTGCTTTCGCTGGTGACAATGGCGGCAGTTATCGAACTGATTAGTTATTATTGA